In one window of Maribacter dokdonensis DSW-8 DNA:
- a CDS encoding saccharopine dehydrogenase family protein yields MMRKILVIGAGKSTSYLLDYLLGKATTENLHITIGDINPAAIPTSIANHSHCTVIGLDIFNDTERKDSIAASDLVISMLPAHFHIKVAEDCVQLKKHLVTASYVSPLLLALNDKVKENGLVFMNEIGLDPGVDHMSAMQVIDHIREKGGKIILFESFCGGLVAPEHDNNLWNYKFTWNPRNVVLAGQGGTAKFLQEGTYKYIPYHRLFRRTEFFEIEGYGRFEGYANRDSLNYREAYQLQDALTIYRGTMRRVGFSKAWNMFIQLGVTDDTYSIENSENMSYREFINLFLPYSPTDSVELKLRHYLKLDQDDIRWDKLLELNIFDQTKVLGIPNATPAQALQKILEDSWTLKAEEKDMIVMYHKFGYELDGEKKQIDSKLVVTGENQTFTAMAKTVGLPVAMAALKILNGEITTPGVQIPISKEVYEPILKELETYGVNFKEYEVPYLGYNPNSVIT; encoded by the coding sequence ATGATGCGAAAAATTCTTGTTATAGGCGCAGGTAAATCTACCTCCTATTTATTAGATTACCTATTAGGCAAAGCAACCACAGAAAATCTACATATTACTATTGGCGATATAAATCCCGCTGCCATACCAACATCTATTGCCAATCATAGCCATTGTACCGTTATTGGTTTAGATATTTTTAATGACACGGAGCGAAAGGATTCTATTGCAGCTTCTGACTTGGTTATTTCTATGCTACCTGCCCATTTTCACATTAAGGTTGCAGAAGATTGTGTTCAACTGAAGAAGCATTTGGTCACAGCATCTTACGTTAGCCCTCTATTATTGGCCTTAAATGATAAGGTAAAGGAAAACGGATTGGTTTTTATGAACGAAATAGGTTTAGATCCAGGGGTTGACCATATGAGTGCCATGCAAGTTATAGACCATATTCGTGAAAAAGGAGGCAAAATTATACTGTTTGAATCTTTTTGTGGCGGTCTTGTTGCCCCTGAACATGATAACAACCTATGGAACTATAAATTTACTTGGAACCCAAGAAATGTAGTGCTCGCAGGACAAGGTGGCACCGCTAAGTTTTTACAGGAAGGCACCTATAAATACATACCCTACCACAGACTTTTTAGAAGAACAGAATTTTTTGAAATTGAAGGTTACGGAAGATTTGAAGGTTACGCCAACCGTGATTCACTGAACTATAGAGAAGCTTACCAATTACAAGACGCCCTAACCATATATAGAGGTACCATGCGCCGTGTAGGGTTTTCCAAAGCATGGAACATGTTTATACAATTAGGGGTTACAGATGACACTTACTCCATTGAGAACTCAGAAAACATGAGTTACAGGGAATTCATTAACCTATTTCTTCCCTATTCTCCTACAGATTCCGTAGAACTTAAACTAAGACATTACTTAAAACTTGACCAAGATGATATTAGATGGGATAAATTACTTGAACTCAACATATTTGATCAAACTAAAGTACTAGGTATACCAAACGCCACCCCAGCTCAAGCACTTCAAAAAATTCTTGAAGATAGCTGGACACTTAAAGCCGAAGAAAAAGATATGATAGTTATGTACCATAAATTTGGTTATGAATTAGATGGAGAAAAAAAACAAATTGATTCTAAATTGGTGGTAACAGGTGAGAACCAAACCTTTACCGCAATGGCAAAAACAGTTGGTTTACCCGTAGCCATGGCAGCATTAAAAATACTTAATGGCGAAATAACAACACCGGGAGTTCAAATACCCATTTCTAAAGAGGTTTATGAACCCATATTGAAGGAACTGGAAACTTATGGTGTAAATTTCAAGGAGTATGAGGTACCTTATTTAGGGTACAACCCCAATTCTGTAATTACATAA
- a CDS encoding uroporphyrinogen-III synthase, with protein MKVKTILVSQPEPKMENSPYSKLIDKEKVKVDFRPFIHVEGVDAKTVRQQKIDLNDFTAIILTSRNAVDHFFRIADEMRFKVPDSMKYFCQSEAVAYYLQKYVVYRKRKIYVGKRLFADLVPLIKKYKDEKFLLPSSDVLKPDVPETLESLGINWKRAIFYKTVISDLSDLRNVYYDILVFFSPSGIESLLQNFPDFDQKNTRIAVFGNSTVDAATDAGLRIDIKAPTPETPSMTMALQKYIMSVNK; from the coding sequence ATGAAAGTAAAAACGATTTTGGTCTCTCAACCTGAGCCAAAAATGGAAAACTCCCCCTATTCCAAGCTTATCGACAAAGAGAAAGTAAAGGTTGATTTTAGACCGTTCATTCATGTAGAAGGAGTTGACGCAAAAACAGTTCGCCAGCAAAAGATAGATCTGAACGATTTTACCGCGATTATCTTAACCAGTAGAAATGCAGTAGATCATTTCTTTAGAATTGCGGATGAAATGCGCTTTAAAGTGCCAGATTCAATGAAATACTTCTGCCAATCTGAAGCGGTTGCCTATTACCTTCAAAAGTACGTGGTCTATAGAAAACGTAAAATATACGTTGGAAAAAGATTATTTGCCGATTTGGTACCATTGATCAAGAAGTACAAAGATGAAAAATTCTTACTTCCTTCTTCTGATGTATTAAAGCCAGATGTGCCCGAAACATTAGAATCTTTAGGCATCAATTGGAAAAGAGCAATTTTTTACAAAACCGTTATAAGCGACTTGTCCGATTTAAGAAATGTTTATTATGACATTTTAGTTTTCTTTAGTCCGTCCGGTATTGAATCTTTACTACAGAACTTTCCAGATTTTGACCAGAAAAATACTAGAATAGCCGTATTTGGAAATTCTACCGTAGATGCTGCAACAGACGCAGGGTTAAGAATAGATATTAAAGCCCCAACGCCAGAAACACCATCTATGACTATGGCGTTACAGAAATATATTATGAGCGTTAACAAATAA
- a CDS encoding Lrp/AsnC ligand binding domain-containing protein produces the protein MKTSTSLAKIDGIDKKILRFLMEDARKPVLEIARSIGISGAAIHQRLRKLEASGLLSGSKFIVNPKSLGYTTMAYIGIYLDKAMSNPMAVKQLEKIPEVLECHYTTGNWSILIKVLCRDNEHLMQVLNKEIQAIEGVSRTETFISLAQQIDRQITI, from the coding sequence ATGAAAACATCTACTTCTTTGGCTAAAATTGACGGAATTGACAAAAAAATCTTACGATTTCTAATGGAAGACGCTCGTAAACCAGTACTAGAAATTGCTAGAAGTATTGGTATATCTGGGGCGGCTATACATCAGCGACTAAGAAAACTAGAAGCATCTGGGCTTTTATCAGGTTCTAAATTTATTGTCAATCCCAAATCATTGGGTTATACTACCATGGCATATATTGGCATTTATTTAGATAAAGCTATGAGCAACCCAATGGCAGTAAAACAACTTGAAAAAATACCCGAAGTGCTAGAGTGCCATTATACTACTGGAAACTGGTCTATTCTTATCAAAGTACTTTGTCGTGACAACGAACATTTAATGCAAGTGTTAAACAAAGAAATTCAAGCAATAGAGGGAGTTTCAAGAACAGAAACCTTTATTTCATTGGCACAACAGATCGACAGACAAATCACTATTTAA
- a CDS encoding DUF423 domain-containing protein: MKKTILTTACVFGMLAVVFGAFGAHGLKKLVDTQAVTTFETGVRYQMYHAFFLFALGLLPKEFLKSEKTIYICTVIGVLLFSFSIYLLSLNSLFSIDLKVIGPLTPIGGLFLIAAWLILGYNIVRSKIVK, encoded by the coding sequence ATGAAAAAAACAATTTTAACAACTGCATGCGTATTTGGAATGCTGGCGGTGGTGTTTGGAGCTTTTGGTGCACATGGGTTGAAGAAATTGGTAGATACCCAAGCAGTAACGACGTTTGAAACCGGGGTGCGGTATCAAATGTATCATGCTTTTTTCTTATTTGCGCTTGGTCTGTTGCCAAAAGAATTTCTAAAGTCAGAAAAAACAATTTATATATGCACGGTTATAGGAGTGCTATTGTTTTCATTCTCCATATACCTGTTGTCTTTGAATTCGCTATTTAGTATTGACCTCAAGGTAATTGGACCACTAACACCGATCGGAGGACTTTTCTTGATAGCGGCATGGTTGATCTTGGGTTATAATATAGTAAGGTCTAAAATTGTGAAATAG
- a CDS encoding ferritin: protein MKDIARLNMSIKVTSLDALNDQIQMEGKASSSYLAMASWCDQHSYTGSAEFFYRQANEEREHMMKIFKFINDCGGNAISPEISNINHDFSSLEEIFETALEQEIAVTNSINKIISLAKKTEDFAVENFLQWFVKEQLEEEKSMRDILDLFEVIGREGIALKLIDERIK, encoded by the coding sequence ATGAAAGATATAGCGAGATTAAACATGAGTATTAAGGTAACATCTTTAGATGCCCTTAATGACCAAATACAGATGGAAGGCAAGGCTTCTTCATCTTATTTAGCAATGGCATCATGGTGTGATCAGCATTCATATACCGGTAGTGCAGAATTTTTCTACCGACAAGCAAATGAAGAACGTGAACACATGATGAAAATTTTCAAATTCATCAACGATTGTGGTGGCAATGCAATTTCACCGGAAATATCGAATATAAATCATGATTTTTCTTCTTTAGAGGAAATTTTTGAAACTGCATTAGAGCAAGAAATTGCCGTAACCAATTCGATCAACAAAATCATTTCTTTGGCGAAAAAGACCGAAGATTTTGCTGTTGAGAATTTCTTACAGTGGTTTGTAAAAGAACAATTAGAAGAAGAGAAATCTATGAGAGATATTCTAGACCTATTTGAAGTAATCGGTAGAGAAGGAATTGCCCTCAAATTAATTGATGAGCGTATTAAATAA
- a CDS encoding glycerate kinase, with translation MKLLLIPDKFEGSLTSEAFAEAFVSGMKKLGKPFSTQYIKATDGGEGFLNTVAKYRPCISVDVISENPKGEPIRSYYLYNKQSNSAYIELANTSGLQLLSYDERNPMLTSTYGTGLQIKDAIEKGIKHIYIGLGASATNDGGIGIASALGYDFLDDKGEVLMPLGSSLQLIKSIDESRVIAQLKDVDIFMVHDVANPLFGKDGAAFVYAKYKGASENSIMELNKGLIRLNKVVSEKYKVFYNDLPGAGAAGGAAFGLKTFLSAKGLGAMDFSVELSGLKQLLNQEKFDYIITGEGKIDEQNLNSKLLQGVIKLGKNYKIPVITICGSLQISKDALKGKGVFDVLEIQDTSKDLDYNMKNAAQLLSAKTAEYFI, from the coding sequence ATGAAACTATTACTAATTCCAGATAAATTTGAAGGCTCTCTAACGAGTGAAGCTTTTGCAGAAGCATTTGTTTCCGGTATGAAAAAATTAGGGAAGCCTTTTAGTACCCAGTATATTAAGGCAACCGATGGTGGAGAAGGGTTTTTAAATACCGTGGCAAAATATAGGCCATGTATTTCTGTTGATGTAATCAGTGAAAACCCAAAAGGTGAGCCAATACGATCGTACTACCTATATAATAAGCAGAGTAATTCCGCATATATAGAATTGGCAAATACTTCTGGTCTGCAATTGTTGTCCTATGATGAGCGAAACCCAATGCTTACTAGTACTTATGGAACAGGATTACAAATAAAAGATGCTATAGAGAAAGGTATTAAACATATTTATATAGGTCTTGGCGCAAGTGCTACCAATGATGGTGGAATTGGGATAGCCAGTGCTCTTGGATATGATTTTTTAGATGATAAGGGAGAAGTGCTAATGCCTTTGGGGTCAAGTTTGCAATTAATTAAATCCATAGATGAATCTAGAGTTATAGCACAATTGAAAGATGTAGACATTTTTATGGTTCATGATGTTGCTAATCCATTATTTGGTAAAGACGGTGCAGCTTTTGTTTATGCAAAATATAAAGGGGCAAGCGAAAATTCTATAATGGAATTGAATAAGGGTTTAATAAGGCTGAACAAAGTAGTTTCAGAAAAATATAAAGTATTTTATAATGATTTGCCGGGTGCAGGGGCTGCGGGTGGAGCAGCTTTTGGGTTGAAAACGTTTTTAAGTGCCAAAGGTTTGGGAGCCATGGACTTTAGTGTTGAATTATCTGGATTAAAACAACTGTTGAATCAAGAAAAATTTGATTATATCATAACTGGCGAAGGTAAAATAGATGAGCAAAACCTGAACAGTAAATTATTACAAGGAGTAATTAAACTTGGTAAAAATTATAAAATTCCGGTAATCACAATTTGTGGATCACTACAAATATCAAAAGATGCTTTAAAGGGTAAAGGTGTTTTTGATGTATTGGAAATACAAGATACCAGTAAGGATCTTGATTATAATATGAAGAATGCCGCCCAACTTTTATCTGCTAAAACTGCAGAATATTTCATCTAA
- a CDS encoding SLC13 family permease, producing MSKTKLLGLVLGPVSFILILFFFRPEGLSVQANAVLASTIWIAIWWITEAIPIAVTALLPLVLFPLSGGLDLSSTSGAFGHKYVFLYMGGFIIAIAIEKWNLHRRIALNIIKLIGSDIRKIILGFMMATAFLSMWISNTATAVMMLPIGLAIIKQLQDNPDTVEDENQTFGKALMLAIAYSASIGGVATLIGTPPNLVLAGVILDTYGYEITFMQWFAFGLPISIILIFICWKYLTKYAFSFKQKSFPGGKQEIQRLLSSLGRITYEEKVVALVFALTAFCWITRSVLLQKLLPALDDTIIAIFFAIVLFLIPSKKKGEQVINWEEAVKMPWGIILLFGGGMALAKGFESSGLAEWIGSQMTTLSGLPILILILVLIASVNFLTEITSNLATTAMLLPVLAPMALTIDVHPFVLMVGAAVAASCAFMLPVATPPNAVVFGSGYLRIPDMVGKGLFMNIISIFILTFFVYFILPELWDISINSFPQKFK from the coding sequence ATGAGTAAAACTAAATTATTGGGTCTGGTTTTGGGTCCTGTTTCCTTTATACTTATTCTGTTCTTTTTTCGTCCCGAAGGTTTGTCCGTACAGGCAAATGCCGTATTGGCATCTACCATTTGGATAGCTATTTGGTGGATAACCGAAGCAATTCCTATTGCGGTAACTGCATTGCTGCCCTTGGTGTTGTTTCCGTTATCAGGTGGCTTGGATCTATCGTCAACATCTGGCGCGTTTGGTCATAAGTATGTCTTTTTATATATGGGGGGCTTTATAATCGCCATTGCAATAGAAAAATGGAATCTACATAGAAGAATAGCGCTGAATATTATCAAATTAATAGGTTCTGATATTAGAAAGATAATTTTAGGTTTTATGATGGCAACTGCATTTTTGTCCATGTGGATCTCCAATACGGCTACGGCAGTGATGATGTTGCCCATTGGCTTGGCTATAATTAAACAATTACAGGATAACCCAGATACCGTAGAAGATGAAAACCAGACCTTTGGTAAGGCATTGATGCTGGCAATAGCCTACAGTGCATCTATTGGTGGTGTTGCAACCTTAATAGGTACTCCGCCCAATTTAGTGTTGGCAGGGGTGATATTGGATACCTATGGTTATGAAATAACGTTTATGCAATGGTTTGCTTTTGGTTTGCCTATTTCCATTATCCTAATTTTTATCTGTTGGAAATACTTGACCAAATATGCCTTTAGCTTTAAACAAAAGTCTTTTCCGGGCGGGAAACAAGAAATACAACGCTTATTGTCAAGTCTTGGCAGAATAACTTATGAAGAAAAGGTCGTTGCCTTGGTATTTGCCTTGACCGCATTCTGTTGGATTACACGGTCAGTTTTATTACAAAAACTGCTACCAGCGCTTGATGATACCATAATAGCCATATTTTTTGCTATTGTGTTGTTTTTAATTCCTTCAAAGAAAAAAGGTGAGCAAGTGATCAACTGGGAAGAGGCAGTAAAAATGCCTTGGGGAATTATTCTACTTTTTGGAGGCGGTATGGCTTTGGCCAAAGGTTTTGAATCTAGTGGACTTGCCGAGTGGATAGGTAGTCAAATGACAACTTTATCGGGTCTACCAATACTTATACTCATATTGGTATTGATAGCTTCGGTCAATTTTTTAACCGAGATAACCTCTAACTTGGCTACGACCGCAATGTTACTGCCGGTATTGGCGCCAATGGCCTTGACCATAGATGTGCACCCTTTTGTGTTAATGGTAGGGGCGGCGGTTGCGGCATCATGTGCTTTTATGTTGCCGGTTGCCACACCACCCAATGCCGTAGTCTTTGGTTCTGGTTACCTGCGAATTCCGGATATGGTAGGTAAGGGTTTATTTATGAATATAATTTCTATTTTTATATTGACCTTTTTTGTATATTTTATTCTCCCAGAATTATGGGATATCTCAATAAATAGTTTCCCCCAGAAATTTAAATAA
- a CDS encoding ArnT family glycosyltransferase, which produces MLTKIPKQFYFFLAAIFILNLVQSSFTQLIFDEAYYWYYSQKMAWGYFDHPPMVALLVKLSSFFFNGELGVRFMSCILSAVNIILLWLMIGNPKKNDYITHYFVLVFSMTLLNAYGFFTLPDTPLLFFTSCFLLTYKHFIKKNTWGLAILMGVFMAALMYSKYHAVLVIFFVLLSNLKLTTNKYAWLAVIVALGCYAPHFYWLYENDFVSIKYHLYERPNAAYSFEKYTLGFLVNLVAIFGLTFPFIYKALFKTKGNDLFNKALIYLTYGVLIFFFISSFNRRVQTQWIIIVCIPLVVIAFNYMLQNKQALTWIFRLGLINTVLILYLRMGLAYQPLLFNFYYESHGNKEWAKAIEDEVGNIPVVFENSYRNAPMYSFYTNGTPTFSLNNFMYRKNQYSINDTEEQVRGKDVAYVSKYLNNPAFTYTREDGGLYKGKYISNFQSYRKLDCIIEDDEVKLHTDKAMDLKVYNPYKEDIDLKKLKFAVTFMDNYKHPLETLRISPETLLNGITTLKKQDTTVFKFQLPKTKTENIGYFRVVISENDLLYGLNGKPIPIK; this is translated from the coding sequence ATGTTGACTAAAATACCCAAGCAGTTTTATTTTTTTTTGGCTGCAATTTTCATTCTAAACCTTGTTCAATCTAGTTTTACGCAACTCATTTTTGATGAAGCTTACTACTGGTATTACAGCCAAAAAATGGCATGGGGCTATTTTGATCATCCACCCATGGTGGCCCTACTGGTAAAACTCAGCAGTTTCTTTTTTAATGGTGAGCTTGGCGTACGCTTTATGAGCTGCATTCTTTCTGCCGTCAATATTATTCTACTGTGGTTAATGATAGGTAATCCAAAAAAGAACGATTACATTACCCACTATTTTGTTCTGGTTTTTTCCATGACACTGCTAAATGCCTACGGTTTTTTCACCCTACCAGATACGCCTCTCTTATTTTTTACAAGTTGTTTTTTGTTGACATATAAGCATTTCATCAAAAAAAACACTTGGGGCCTGGCCATTTTAATGGGTGTTTTTATGGCCGCGTTAATGTACAGTAAGTATCATGCCGTTTTGGTAATTTTCTTTGTGCTATTATCAAACCTAAAACTTACTACCAACAAATATGCTTGGTTAGCGGTCATAGTTGCATTAGGTTGTTATGCCCCTCATTTTTACTGGCTTTATGAAAATGATTTTGTATCCATTAAATATCATTTATACGAACGCCCCAATGCGGCTTATAGTTTTGAAAAATACACTTTAGGTTTTCTCGTAAACTTGGTTGCTATCTTTGGTCTAACTTTTCCTTTTATCTATAAGGCACTTTTTAAAACCAAAGGCAACGATCTCTTTAATAAAGCCCTAATATATCTTACTTACGGAGTTTTGATTTTCTTCTTTATTTCTAGCTTCAATAGAAGAGTACAAACACAATGGATCATCATTGTCTGTATACCTCTTGTAGTTATTGCTTTTAACTACATGCTACAAAACAAACAAGCCTTAACTTGGATTTTTAGATTAGGACTCATCAATACCGTTTTAATACTTTATTTGAGAATGGGACTTGCCTACCAGCCCTTGCTCTTTAATTTCTATTATGAAAGCCACGGCAATAAAGAATGGGCAAAAGCCATTGAAGATGAGGTTGGTAACATACCGGTAGTGTTTGAAAACTCGTACAGAAACGCCCCCATGTATTCATTTTATACAAATGGCACACCTACGTTTTCCTTAAACAACTTTATGTACCGTAAAAACCAATATTCTATAAACGATACAGAAGAGCAAGTGCGCGGTAAAGATGTTGCCTATGTTTCTAAATATTTAAACAACCCTGCATTTACCTATACAAGGGAGGATGGCGGACTCTACAAAGGTAAATACATTTCTAACTTTCAATCATACCGCAAATTAGATTGTATAATTGAGGATGATGAGGTAAAATTGCATACGGATAAGGCTATGGACCTAAAAGTATATAATCCTTACAAAGAAGACATAGACCTTAAAAAATTGAAATTTGCCGTAACGTTCATGGATAACTATAAACATCCATTAGAAACCTTACGAATATCCCCAGAAACTTTGCTTAATGGCATTACAACTTTGAAAAAGCAAGATACTACGGTATTTAAATTTCAACTACCAAAAACTAAAACAGAAAATATTGGCTACTTTAGGGTTGTGATTTCTGAAAATGACCTTTTATACGGTCTAAACGGAAAACCAATTCCCATAAAATAA
- the pckA gene encoding phosphoenolpyruvate carboxykinase (ATP): MKSSMTNANTISLKNYGITHANFHYQETPEQLQKATLEMDMGVETSNGTLAVKTGEFTGRSPLDRFIVKDDITKDKVWWGNINIAFEKEKFDALYTKVIDYLNEKELFVRDSYACADEDYKLNIRVINEYPWSNMFAYNMFLRPTDAELEDFTPEWTVINAPGFMADPAVDGTRQHNFAILNFTDKIALIGGTGYTGEIKKGIFSALNFILPVYKETLPMHCSSNVGEDGDTAIFFGLSGTGKTTLSTDPNRKLIGDDEHGWTSRNTVFNFEGGCYAKVINLSEEQEPEIYGAIKPGAILENVVLDDKGNVDFSDTSITQNTRVSYPIHHIDNIQQPSIGKNVKNIFFLTADAFGVLPPISKLTPSQAAYHFISGYTAKVAGTEAGVVEPVPSFSACFGAPFMPLHPTKYAEMLSKKMKESGVDVWLVNTGWTGGPYGVGTRMKLKYTRAMISAALSGELGLYSYDKYHIHSVFGVAQPRECPGVPTSVLSPRATWNDDEKYYTTAFKLTNAFRENFKKFESYASEEIRRGGPQRYAF, from the coding sequence ATGAAAAGCTCAATGACAAATGCGAATACCATATCCCTAAAAAATTATGGGATTACACACGCCAATTTTCATTATCAAGAAACCCCTGAACAGCTTCAAAAAGCAACTCTGGAAATGGACATGGGAGTTGAAACCAGTAACGGAACACTTGCGGTCAAAACCGGTGAATTTACAGGCAGATCTCCTTTGGATAGATTTATAGTTAAAGATGATATCACAAAAGATAAGGTCTGGTGGGGTAATATCAATATTGCATTTGAAAAAGAAAAATTTGATGCACTATATACTAAGGTAATAGACTATTTAAACGAAAAAGAACTTTTTGTTAGAGATAGTTATGCTTGTGCAGATGAAGATTATAAACTGAATATAAGGGTCATTAATGAGTATCCTTGGTCTAATATGTTTGCGTATAATATGTTTTTACGACCTACCGATGCGGAATTGGAAGATTTTACTCCGGAATGGACGGTAATTAATGCACCTGGTTTTATGGCAGATCCTGCTGTTGATGGTACAAGACAACATAACTTTGCTATTTTAAATTTCACCGATAAAATTGCTTTGATCGGTGGTACAGGTTATACGGGTGAGATTAAGAAAGGAATTTTCTCTGCATTGAACTTTATTTTACCGGTATATAAAGAAACATTGCCAATGCATTGCTCGTCAAATGTTGGTGAGGATGGTGATACAGCTATCTTTTTTGGACTATCAGGCACGGGTAAAACAACCTTGTCAACTGATCCCAATAGAAAACTAATAGGTGATGATGAACACGGTTGGACCAGTAGAAATACCGTTTTTAATTTTGAAGGCGGTTGTTATGCCAAGGTCATTAACTTGTCTGAAGAGCAAGAGCCAGAAATTTATGGTGCCATTAAGCCAGGGGCAATTCTGGAAAATGTGGTTTTAGATGATAAGGGTAATGTTGATTTTTCAGATACTTCAATTACTCAAAATACAAGGGTGAGTTATCCAATTCATCATATTGATAATATTCAGCAGCCATCAATTGGTAAGAATGTGAAGAATATTTTCTTTTTGACCGCTGATGCTTTTGGTGTGCTACCTCCAATATCTAAATTAACTCCTAGTCAAGCTGCATACCACTTTATTTCTGGTTATACAGCAAAGGTGGCAGGTACAGAAGCTGGTGTTGTAGAGCCGGTACCATCATTTTCTGCATGTTTTGGAGCTCCGTTTATGCCTTTGCACCCAACTAAGTATGCAGAAATGCTAAGTAAGAAAATGAAAGAGTCTGGTGTAGATGTATGGCTTGTAAATACGGGTTGGACAGGTGGTCCTTATGGAGTGGGAACTCGAATGAAATTAAAGTATACAAGAGCAATGATCTCAGCTGCCTTAAGTGGAGAGTTAGGTCTTTATTCTTATGATAAATACCATATACATTCAGTATTCGGTGTTGCGCAGCCAAGGGAGTGTCCTGGGGTACCAACATCGGTTTTGAGTCCTAGAGCTACTTGGAACGATGATGAAAAATATTACACCACTGCGTTTAAGTTGACAAATGCTTTTAGGGAAAACTTTAAAAAGTTTGAAAGCTATGCCAGTGAAGAAATTAGAAGGGGCGGACCACAACGGTACGCGTTTTAG
- a CDS encoding DUF4271 domain-containing protein, with protein MEPIARTFGQTDWITITLMASLLFPIIAKSIYYPRFLNFIILPFNNKYISMYTKKEKLFNWFHFLMSVFQVINSTLFIFFIWRSYFNPTEAKNPYIFPLLLAGVFLFIGAKTMAQLFNGFIFNSYNTFNELIFKKLTYLNYSGIILFIANVFLAYVFIDSKIIIIIALILFLVINIIGWITVLNNYQKFISSYFFYFILYLCALEIAPLVIMGSFLK; from the coding sequence ATGGAACCCATTGCAAGAACATTTGGACAAACCGATTGGATTACCATAACCCTTATGGCTAGTCTCTTGTTCCCTATAATTGCAAAAAGCATCTATTATCCACGTTTTTTAAATTTTATAATACTACCGTTCAACAACAAGTACATTAGCATGTACACCAAGAAAGAAAAACTGTTTAATTGGTTTCATTTTCTAATGAGCGTGTTTCAAGTTATCAATTCTACACTTTTTATTTTTTTTATTTGGCGTTCTTATTTTAATCCTACCGAAGCAAAAAACCCATATATTTTTCCTTTACTACTTGCAGGGGTTTTCTTATTTATTGGTGCAAAAACCATGGCTCAGCTTTTTAACGGATTCATTTTTAATTCATACAATACGTTTAACGAGCTGATATTTAAGAAATTAACTTACTTAAATTATTCCGGAATTATTCTGTTTATAGCCAACGTATTTTTAGCTTATGTTTTTATAGACTCAAAAATTATCATAATCATAGCTTTAATTTTATTTTTAGTTATCAATATAATTGGTTGGATAACAGTTCTGAACAACTATCAAAAATTTATAAGCAGCTATTTTTTCTATTTTATTTTGTACCTTTGCGCACTCGAAATTGCACCCTTAGTTATTATGGGAAGCTTTCTAAAATAG
- a CDS encoding zinc metallopeptidase, with amino-acid sequence MMGYYILIGAIALVSWLVSNKLKSKFKHYSKVHLQNGMSGAEIAEKMLADHGIRDVKVVSTAGMLTDHYNPKNKTVNLSEGVYNQRNAAAAAVAAHEVGHAVQHAQAYEWLGMRSKLVPIVSVTSGMSMWVVFGGLALGAAAGVGFGYWVAVAGLIMMGMATLFSFVTLPVEYDASNRALAWLKNKNVVTPQEYAGSEDALKWAARTYLVAAIGSLATLVYWGLQVFGGRD; translated from the coding sequence ATGATGGGATATTATATATTGATTGGGGCTATAGCTTTGGTCAGCTGGTTAGTTAGTAATAAATTAAAGAGTAAGTTCAAGCATTATTCTAAGGTGCATTTGCAAAATGGAATGAGTGGTGCCGAGATTGCTGAAAAGATGTTGGCGGATCATGGCATACGCGATGTAAAAGTGGTATCTACTGCTGGTATGCTTACCGATCACTACAACCCAAAAAATAAAACGGTCAACTTAAGCGAAGGTGTGTATAATCAAAGAAATGCTGCTGCAGCTGCGGTAGCCGCTCACGAAGTAGGGCATGCCGTACAGCATGCACAAGCCTATGAGTGGTTGGGTATGCGATCTAAATTGGTACCTATTGTTAGTGTAACTTCTGGGATGTCTATGTGGGTTGTATTTGGTGGTTTGGCATTGGGTGCCGCAGCCGGTGTTGGTTTTGGTTATTGGGTGGCTGTTGCCGGTCTAATAATGATGGGTATGGCAACACTGTTCAGTTTTGTAACCTTGCCTGTTGAATATGATGCAAGTAATAGGGCATTGGCATGGCTTAAGAATAAGAACGTTGTTACCCCACAGGAGTATGCAGGCTCAGAGGATGCTCTAAAATGGGCGGCACGTACATATTTAGTTGCTGCTATCGGGTCATTGGCAACTTTGGTCTACTGGGGACTTCAAGTATTTGGAGGAAGAGACTAA